The window GATCCCCAGAATCGGTTTCCAGCGAAGTCGCATCGCATTCCTCCCGTCTCGCGATTTTTTCCAAGCCTGCACCCGCTGAAGGGCATTTTATAACTTTCGATTTTTCGGACAAAACTCCTTCCGAGACGAAAGAGTAGGGAGTGCTTCTCCCTTGACAGGAACCGGGGAAACCCATACCATACAGTGAAACCGGAGAAAAAGGCGATGAAAGGACAGCTTCCCGATCGAAATCGGGTGAACATCACGGCGCATTCAGGAAGGGGGATGAGGGATGGACAAACGGGTGAAACCGGAGGGCTTCCGGGAAGAAACCCTGGTGATCCACGCCGATGAAGAGGTGGCCGAGGACGGGTCGGTGGCGCCGGCGATTTATTATTCCGCCACCTTCCGCGCCCGGGATGCCGCCGAATTCCGGGAGATGGCGAGCACGTCCCGCCACCCCAGGTATTACACCCGTTACGGCAATCCGGTGCACGAACGGGTTGCCAAGGTGGTCGCGGGGCTGGAAGGCACGGAGACGGCGATCATGACCGGTTCCGGCATGGGGGCGATCGCCACGACGATTCTCGCCCTGGTCCAGGCCGGGGATCATGTGATCGCGCAGACGCGCCATTACATGAGCACCGCCAAGATCATGGACGAGATGCTTCCCAAATTCGGGGTGGACGTCACCCTGGTGGAGCAGACGGACGTCGGCGCCTTTGAGCGGGCGATCCGCCCCAACACCCGGCTGATCATGCTGGAGTCGCCGGCCAATCCGACGATGGTGGTGACGGACATCGCCGCCGTGACGGAACTGGCCAAGCCCCGGGGGATCATCGTGGTGGCCGACAACACCTTTGCGACGCCCATCAACCAGCGCCCCCACGAGCTGGGGGTGGATGTGGTGGTACACAGCGCCACCAAATACCTGGGGGGCCATCACGACCTGACGGCGGGCGTCATATGCACCAGCGAAGCGTTGGCCGATCGCATCTGGCAGACCCACATCTCCCTGGGTTCGGTTCTTTCGCCGATGGACGCCTGGCTGTTGCTCCGGGGGCTGCGCACGCTGCCGGTCCGGATGGAACGGATCAACGCGAACGCCCTCGCCCTGGCCCGCTTTTTGGAGGAGCAGCCACAGATCGAGCGGGTGCACTACCCCGGATTGCCCAGCCATCCGCAGCATGAACTGGCGAAACGCCAGATGCGCGGTTTCGGGGGC of the Planifilum fulgidum genome contains:
- a CDS encoding trans-sulfuration enzyme family protein, producing MDKRVKPEGFREETLVIHADEEVAEDGSVAPAIYYSATFRARDAAEFREMASTSRHPRYYTRYGNPVHERVAKVVAGLEGTETAIMTGSGMGAIATTILALVQAGDHVIAQTRHYMSTAKIMDEMLPKFGVDVTLVEQTDVGAFERAIRPNTRLIMLESPANPTMVVTDIAAVTELAKPRGIIVVADNTFATPINQRPHELGVDVVVHSATKYLGGHHDLTAGVICTSEALADRIWQTHISLGSVLSPMDAWLLLRGLRTLPVRMERINANALALARFLEEQPQIERVHYPGLPSHPQHELAKRQMRGFGGMIALEIKGGYEETARFVSALNLPLNAVSLGGVESLVVHTAAMWGGVMTEEQMKTAGIQPNFVRFSVGLEHVEDLKADLWQALQKV